Part of the Lolium rigidum isolate FL_2022 chromosome 6, APGP_CSIRO_Lrig_0.1, whole genome shotgun sequence genome, TAGACAATATAGTTAGTTCATCGGCTAAAATATGTATGCTATTAGCACGCAATTTGCTTTGTTGTACAAACATGTGTGTACATTTAGCTATAGCCTATAATTACAAACATATTATACATAAAAAAGCATACTTCTATTTTTATGTGTATATTTGCTTAATAATCCGCTTCCGATCCGAATTCggtccgaatccgctccatatccgtagtccgatataatccgcatccgaccattatccgctccgatccgaatccgtcataaaaatatggtaaaggatatgatAATAGaaatatccgatccgatccgatccgatccatTTACATCTCTAGAGGTGAGGGTTATGGAACAAATAATTTTTAGAAATATGCCTTAGActatagaacggagggagtactagcatTACCACCAACCGGGCAGTCTTTGTTGTTTGCACTGGATCGCTAGTCCGTTGTAGGCTTGTAGCTCCAAATAAACTGCACGATTTGTCGCTCAACAAAGTCGTTGTAGTATAGTGGTAAGTATTCCCGCCTGTCACGCGGGTGACCCGggttcgatccccggcaacggcgcttccTTTTACGTCCGGCGAGTATTCGGTCTCTGTGGAGGGCACGCGGAAACTACTGTGATCCCATGTCGGCGCCTCCTcctttttttcaagtgttctagaCTCCTTTTTAAGTGCCAAAACCTTCAGCTCTCTCATCCCACACGTTCTTTTCTCTTCCCGGCCCCCATGGAAGACCACCATAGCGCCGCCGCGAAGGTCTGCGTGAACGGCGCGCCGGCCGAGGCGACACTCTCCACTGGTGGCATCGGCGGCGCCGAACTCCGGTGGCGCTACAGCGCTGGCCCCGCGGCGGAGAGGAGCCTCTCGCTGGAGGCCGACGTGCTCGGCGTCGAGGCGAACGGGAAGGAGGTCGTCGTCAGGGCCTTCGTGGCGGCCGGCAAGGCGGCAGGGAAGAGGCGCAGGAGGAGGGACTACGTGTTCGAGATGGCCGACGGCGAAGGCGCGGCCGCGGCGTGGGGCGACAGCCTGCGATGCTGCTTGGACTCGTTCGGTACGTAGGCATGTGCCTCTTTGGTGCCTCCGCCGTGCTGATTGATCAGCACGCGATCAGGTCCAGATAGTTAGGGGTGGAAATTGGTAGTGGATAGTCCATATTATCCGACATTCGTATTCGAAAAATTGGGGGCAATCCAGGAAAACCCTCCAAGTTGGTGCACACTTTTATCATAGCCCCCcttgtgtcactgacatgtgggtccggaccccacatgtcagcgacacaaaggggggttatgatagaaGGCGCCCCAACTGGGGGGGTTATCATCAATTTTCCCGAAAAATTGAAAATGGAAGTGGTAATGTCCGAATCCGGACGTCTGTGAAAATGGATATGGTAAATATCTAGATCCGTTTTACAAAAAATAAATACAAATGTGGTATTGAATTTTGAAGAAAATGTGGATATGGAAATGGATTTATCCGTATCCGAATAAGATTATGGTAGCCAATTTTAGTAATTCGACCCCAATATGCCAATTGCCTAACTAAAAAAGCTAACAAATCGGTCAAATGTTATTTTATGCGTgcataatgccattatatttatcTCTGTATCATTATATAGTTGGCCATTATAAGACATAAATCTATTGTTTTCTTATATTCGTATCCGCTCCGAATTGAGAAAACATCCGATCCGTATACGTATTCGAGTAACATCCGCTCCGAATTCGTATCCGACAACATCCGCATCCGCATCCGTATTCGTTTTGAAAATATGGAAACGGATATGGGAAGGGCACTATCCGATCCGCATCCGATCCGTTTTCACCCCTACCGATAGTCTCCGACGGAGATTGCTGGTTCAACCTAGATGGGAACGCATTGTTCCTCTGTTTCTCAGCCTGTTTTTACCTACTTTTTTTTGTTCAACGAGAGATTGACGTAAAGACTTTATACATTTTTTTTTCCTGAACACCTGATAGGCCGGCCGAAGAGATTATTCGTCTTGGTCAACCCTTTCGGCGGCAAGAGATGCGCGAGCAAGATCTACGAGGCAGAGATCAAGCCCATGCTCGAAGCTGCCGGTGTCGACGTCACAATGCAAGGTTTCGGCGCGCAAACGTGCATTGTTTCTACTTAATTTAAGCGTTTTTTCCCCTACATTCTTGGCTCTTGCAGTTATTTTGAAACCGTCTGGTTCGTGCTTCTTGTTTTGTTTCAGAGACCCAGCACGGGGGGCATGCCCGGGAGTTGGCCACTTCTCTTGACCTTGCGAGATACGACGGGATCGTGTGCGTTAGTGGTGACGGCGTCCTCGTGGAGGTTGGTAACCAATACCCGACTGGCCGCTTGTGTGTTGCAACCAACCAACGTCTTTTGCATAGTTGGCATGATACGATTTGATCCTCTACATCCTTGTGATACTTGTTCGCATTGGCCATGCAATTGCAAGTTGACTTTACATGACGGATCTCGCAGAATCATCTTTTATCTGAAAAAAGCTAGCGATGCAAAAAAAactttaataaatgtttgttgaGAGAGAAAGCCGTCCAGGTATTCTTGAGGTTCTAACTTAAGTCTCATACCTGGCAATAGGTAGTGAACGGAATTCTGCAGCGAACGGACTGGGAGGAAGCAATAAAAATGCCGATCGGGATAGTTCCAGCTGGTACGAATAATTCATCTTATTAGGAAAGATACCAGTACAAAAAAAACTTGCGAACACGTACTCAAACAAATTCTGGAATTGCAATCTATGCAGGTACAGGGAATGGCATGGCTAAATCACTCCTGCATGCTGCAAACCAGACATGCTCAATTTCAGACGCTTTATTCGCCATTATCAGAGGTCATAAGCAGGCCTTGGATGTCTGCACCTTAGTGCAAGGGCAGAAGAAAATTTTCAGTGTGCTGTCAATTACCTGGGGTACATACGAAACCATGCAATCAACAAAAGTCCAATTCCAAAGGAAATTATGTGCTTCCTAGATCTGACTATTTCAGATGAAATTCAGGTTTGGTGGCAGATATCGACATCGAGTCCGAGAAATACAGGTGGATGGGGAGTGCGCGCTTCGACTTTTACGTGTGTATTCTTATTATATCTTCAGTAACTTCAAATCTTTGGAAACTGCCGCCTTACATCGAAACAAATTTTTATTGATTTACTTCAGGCTCTGGTTCGTATAATGAATCTGCGCCAATACTACGGAACCATCCATTTCGTGCCTGCCCCGGGCTATGAGGCGTACGGGGAGCCTGCCAAGGAAGTCGAGAGTTCCATTGTGGTACGTCTGGAGCAGAATGAGGAACCTCAGGTGTGTTCTTATCAAGGTCCTTCAGCTGAGTTACAAGGTTCAGACTGGAGATCCATTGATGGCCCGTTTGTGGCCGTGTGCCTCAATAACGTGCCATGGGCTACTGAGAGTGTCATGGCAGCTCCTGAAGCCAAGGTAATTGAATCCAGCTCCatgttgttcttcaagagctttCTGTTAGCTGTTGATTTGTTTTGCTTAACTAGTGTGAGATGCATGATGTGGCTGTCGATGCAGTTCTCAGATGGATATATGGACGCAGTCATAATCAGAGATTGTCCAAAGGCTGATCTTTTAGCTCTGATGCTAAAGATGAGCGATGGGAGCTATGTGAAGTCGAAATATGTTACATATCTCAAGGTTAATTACGGTTTCAACTTATATGGATTCAGATCTTGTGCTACCTTTTTCCCCGACTACTTCATCAATAGCAAATGCCATCTATTTTCAACTTTGCAGGTGAGATCTTTTCGGTTATCACCAGGACAGCTTGTCGAGAATCCCAAAAGGGGTGGCATCATAGACGTGGATGGCGAGGTGATTGCCAGAGGAGAAGGAGCGTATGGCAGAAACAAGAATCAAGATGTGATGGCGTATGGTCACCAGGGCTTGGCCACTGTATATTGTCCCAAATGATTTCCGATCTGTGTCgatttctttatttgttttcaaAAATGTAAAAGTACTCCACTGAATTACAAACAAGGGCAGCTCAAAGAAAATGTTTCAATCTCTGCATAACACCCCTCTGCGATCATAGAGCGTGCCACATCAGAGCAACTTCTGTTACTTCGTTTTTTTAGTAAAAGAGAGCCTTATATTAACTGTAGATCACCCGAGGTAGTGTGATGGGTTACAAGCTCCCTTCATGAAAGTTTTAAACATAAGGGCAAGCTCCCTCACGACGATGCCCGCCCCTCCCGACTGTTCACAGCTGGAGAAGGACCCATCAGTGTTGATCTTGACCCAGCCCAGAGGAGGAAGAGACCAGGAGCCGAAGAGTTGGAGGCATCATGGTGTCAGGAGCTTGATCATTCGGCTTGCCCTTCAGGTCCTGCATGGTAGATGATGGAGAATGGCTGTCGACCAGATATGGCTGAAGAAACACCACAGATTCATCGATCCTGACTTTTCCATCTTGATGGATGACATCATTGTGCAGGTGCCACGCGCGCCAGaggagcagaagcagaaggaTTCTTGGGCGCAATCGATCGTCAGCCTGGGCGAGGAGGTTCTGAAGTCAGTCGGTACCAGTGTATCTGAACTTGGATTCACATGGAAGGACCCAAAATCTGCGCGGGTGTAAGCAACGACAACAAGGCGTCACGGCAGGTCCATCTGTGAGCACGACCGTTGTGTCCCACCGTCTCTAGGTACCACTTCCTGGGGTTGTCGGCCTTGTACCTTGTCTTCTGCAGCACGGACGGCATGTCACACTTCATCGCTTTGTGGCTGATCACCCCGCAGAGTATGCAGAAGCTGGGCAGCCGCTCGTAGACGATGGAGACGACCCCACCCCCTCATTGCTCGTCCATCAGCGTGATCCATCGCTGCCCCGCCTGGGCAAGGGACAGATGAACTCTGGCGCGGAAGATATCGTCGCAGATGTCGCCCGCATTGTTGAATAAACCAGACGCAGCTTAGGGCTTTAGGTTTACTGCTTTCTGAATTTTCCTGTTTTTCGTCAGTTTAGACAGTTTAGACAGTAGTCGCTCCTCGTTTTGCTTAACAAACTCGGAGGGCTTCTTACGCATGACTTGGTCCATTCGTGGGATGGCACGGACGTAGTGGATCACAGATCGTGTGCTTTGTAATCAGAATAAGAGAAAGAAAATACAATCAGAAAAGTCGCAAGTTGTTGAGCGCGATGCAAACTCTCTCTCTCGTTCGAGCTTTGCCTTCTTTGTTCTTGAGCTTCTCCAGCGAGATCTTGAGGTTAGGGACCACAACTGGTATCAGAGCGGGACTGGAAGATGTCAGGTGACCGGCGCACAGCTCCgacgcctccaccaccgccgctcaaCCAGCAGCGCACCGCTCCAACTCCACCTCCACTCAATCAGCGGCGTCCGTCGCAGACCCCTCCTCCGGCAGATCAGCGACGGCGATCGCTGAGCCGGGGACGGAGCAGGGCCCGGCATGGCGGCGGTGAGGTCGTTGTCCAACGGGAGGTGATCCGGGAGGTggctggtggcggcgcgggcctcgTCTTCCCGATGCTCAAGCGCGGGGACTACACCAACTGGGCCATGGTGATGGAGGTAAACATGCAGGCAGCCTCACTTTGGGACGCGATCGAGGACATCGCCATCTCGCGCCGGGAGGACAAGCAGGCCCTGGCGGCGCTGCTGCGCTCCACCCCGCCGGAGATGCACCCGATGCTGATAAGCAAAGGCTCCGCGAAGGCCACGTGGGAGGCCATTCGGGTGCAGCACCAAGGAACCGACCGTGTGTGTGACACGCGCGTGCGGCGATTGAGGACGGAATTCGAGACGATCTCCTTCAACCAAGGGGAACACGTCGACGACTTCGGCCTCCGCATCTCCAACCTCGCCACCACCATGCGGTCACTTGGCGACGCCTGCGACGAGGTAGTCAGAAAGTTTCTGTTTGTCGTTCCCAAACGTTTCGTGCAGATTGCTTTCAGCATGGAGACGCTCATGGATCCAGCGACCCTCACTGTCGAGGAGGTCGTTGGCCACCTGCGCGCCGTCGAGGAACGTTTGGAAGGAGACCAGACCGACTCCGGTGGGCAACTCCTGAGTGGGAGGAAAAGTGGAAGCAGAATCAGAGCGGTGGCTCCGGTTCgggcggatcgggcggtggccgtGATCGCGGCGTGAATAACGTGCCTCGCAAGACCGGATCGCCGCAGACCAAAGGCCCGGTCTAGGGCGGGGAAGCCGTCGACGAGGATCGGGACAAGTGTCGCTACTGCAAGAAGAAGGGGCATTGGGATCGTGATTGCAGGAAGAAGAAGCGTGATGAGGCCGCCAAGGCAGCCCACCTCGTGCAGGAAGACGACGGCGATCACAGCGTCTTCATGGCCACTGTGATCGAGCTCGACTCTGCTGTCACTGAGGTCGTGGCGTCAGGAAAGGCAGTGGTGCCCGCGGCAACAGCCGTGGCCGCCGCGCCCATGGGGGAGCAAGTCTTCCTCAATGAGGAGCGGGCACGAGTCGAACTCCGCCGCGATTCGGGCGACCTCGACGCCTCGTGGTACCTCGATACGGGAGCTTCAAACCACATGACAGGCGAAGAAGATGTCTTCGCCGAGCTGGACAAGAGCATCACCGGCAAGGTGCGTTTTGGCGACGGTTCCATCGTCGACATCCACGGGCGCGGTACGGTGCTCTTCGCCATCGACGATGAGCGACACCGTGCGCTCACCGGGGTCTACTGGATCCCCAAGCTGAAGTCAAATATCGTGAGTATTGGGCAGCTTGACGAGATCGGCTGCCCCACGCACGTCGAGCATGGCTTCATGACCATCCGCGACACGGAACGCAAGCTGATCGCAAAGGTGCCAAGGGCGCGGAACAGGCTGTACATTGTGCAGCTGCAAATCGTGAAGCCGATATGCCTGGCGGCTCACGTCGACGACATGGCCTGGCTCTGGTGCGCTCGTTTTGGGCACCAGAGTTTCGAGGCTCTGCAGAAGCTGTCCAAGAGGGACATGGTCTGTGGGATGCCCACGATCGCCCACGTCGAGCAGATGTGCGAGGCATGCCTGGTGGGCAAGCATCGTCGTGCACCATTCCCTTCCGTGGCCAAGTTTCGTGCCACCGAGCCTCTGGAGCTGGTGCACGCCGATCTATGCGGGCCAATATCGCCAACGATGGAGGGAGGCAACCGCTACTTCCTTCTCCTTGTGGATGGCTTCAGGAGGCTTATGTGGCTGTACCTGCTGAAGACCAAGGACGAGGCCTCGACGGCGATACGGCGGTTCAAGGCACAAGCGGATTTGGAGTCACGGCGCCCCCTGCGGGTTCTGCGGACAGACCGCGGAGGGGAGTTCACGGCAACGGAGCTCGCTGAATGGTGCGCTGACCTAGGGATCAAGCGCCACCTCACCGCTCCATACTCCCCGCAATAGAATGGAGTGGTCGAGCGTCGCAACCAGACAGTGGTGGGCGCGATAAGGTGCATGCTCAAGGCGATGGGTGTCCCGGCCAAATTCTGGGGGGAAGCAGCACACACGGCCGTGTCCGTGTTGAACAGGTCTGTGACACGCAGTCTCGATGGACGAACGCCTCATGAGGCCTGGTATGGGGTGAAGCCGAGCGTGCATTTTCTGCGTGTGTTTGGCTGCACGGCATTCACAAAGGAGACGAGGCCGGGCCTCAAGAAGTTGGATGATCGGAGCAGACCTATGGTCATGCTTGGTTACGAGCCCGGCGGCAAATCGTATCGGCTCTACGACCCTGCCAAGAAGAGGGTCCATGTGTCTCGGTACGTGGTGTTCGACGAGACCAGAGCCTGGGACTGGGGGGAGCATGACGGCAGCACTCTCCCCGTTGACAACTGGGTGCTGCCGCAGCCTCCGTCCCCTGCTGCCGGAGAGGTTGCTGAAACTCCACCGTCCGCAACTCCTTCGCCCTCACCGCAGCGACTCAGTCAAAAACACTTACAGTGCCTCCTACACCTGCAACACCACCGTCATCGCATGCACCAACCTCCGCTGTCCCGCAGCCACAGCGGACAGTGGAGTTCGTGTCGCCACCACCAGCAAATGAAGATGACCTGGAcgctgaggacgacgacgacgtggtGCACCGCTACCGCCGCGTCCTGGATTTGTACGATCCCGATGCGGACAATCCTGGAAGGACAGAGCGGCTATTTCTCACGCCATCAGGTGAGCCTGTCACTCTTGCTGAAGCCGAGGCTGAAGAAGCGTGGAGGCAAGCAATGCGCGACGAGCTCGCGTCCATTGAGGAGAATGAAACATGGACGATGACGGACCTCCCTCCAGGTCAGAAACCCATAGGTCTGAAGTGGGTGTACAAGCTGAAGCGATGCAGCGCTCGGGAATTGACTTTGATGAGGCGTTTGCCCCAGTTGCGCGCCTAGATTCTGTGCGCCTTCTTCTTGCCATGGCTGCACAATTTCAGTGGGAAGTACATCACATGAATGTAAAGACTGCGTTTCTGAACGGGGAGTTGGGCGAGGAAGTGTATGTGTCCCAGCCGCCGGGTTTCATCGATGGAGCCAACTCTAGCAAGGTGATGCGTCTGCACAGAGCTTTGTATGGCCTCCGTCAAGCACCTAGAGCCTGGAACAAGAAACTTCACTCTGTTCTGGTGGCTCTTGGATTCAAGCGAAGTGCTTCAGAGAATGCAGTTTACACCCGAGGTGAGAAGGATGATCGGCTTCTCCTCGGGGTGTACGTGGATGATCTGATCGTGACTGGTGCAAGCAAGGCAGCGATCAGTGAGTTCAAGCAAGAGATGTGCAGCAGATTCAAAATGAGTGACCTCGGGCTGCTTGCGTTGTACCTCGGCATTAAGGTGAGCCAGGCACCAGGACTCATCACTCTGAAGCAAACAGCTTTTGCGAGCAAGCTCCTTGAAAAGGCTGGAATGGGCGATTGCAACAACGTCCAGTACCCTATGGAGCCTCGGCTAAAGTTGTCCAAGCGCAGCTCAAATCCTCCGGTCGACGTCACCATGTACCGGAGCATAGTGGGCAGTCTCCGCTACCTTGTCCATACGCGACCTGACATCAGTTTCAGCGTCGGCATGGCGAGCAGGTTTATGGAGGCTCCCACGACGGAGCATCTGAGCATGGTGAAGCATATTTTCCGCTATATAGCGGGGACTTTGAACATTGGTTGTCGCTATTCCACCTCCACTGGCGACGCAGAATTGGTGGGATACAGTGACG contains:
- the LOC124667442 gene encoding sphingosine kinase 1-like, which gives rise to MEDHHSAAAKVCVNGAPAEATLSTGGIGGAELRWRYSAGPAAERSLSLEADVLGVEANGKEVVVRAFVAAGKAAGKRRRRRDYVFEMADGEGAAAAWGDSLRCCLDSFGRPKRLFVLVNPFGGKRCASKIYEAEIKPMLEAAGVDVTMQETQHGGHARELATSLDLARYDGIVCVSGDGVLVEVVNGILQRTDWEEAIKMPIGIVPAGTGNGMAKSLLHAANQTCSISDALFAIIRGHKQALDVCTLVQGQKKIFSVLSITWGLVADIDIESEKYRWMGSARFDFYALVRIMNLRQYYGTIHFVPAPGYEAYGEPAKEVESSIVVRLEQNEEPQVCSYQGPSAELQGSDWRSIDGPFVAVCLNNVPWATESVMAAPEAKFSDGYMDAVIIRDCPKADLLALMLKMSDGSYVKSKYVTYLKVRSFRLSPGQLVENPKRGGIIDVDGEVIARGEGAYGRNKNQDVMAYGHQGLATVYCPK